One segment of Syngnathus typhle isolate RoL2023-S1 ecotype Sweden linkage group LG9, RoL_Styp_1.0, whole genome shotgun sequence DNA contains the following:
- the dync1i2a gene encoding dynein, cytoplasmic 1, intermediate chain 2a isoform X2: MSDKSELKAELERKKQRLAQIREEKKRKEEERKKKEADQLKDTAVHREESDLEKKRNEADALLQSFGIASDVSVAAPPTSPTAKSADTLSETGSQDSDGAPGPRRGASKLGMAKVTQVDFPPRETVSYTKETQTPVMTQQKEDEEEEEEVAPPQTVVETPIEKPDLNEEEEVTLHELTEEEKLQILHSEEFVNFFDHSTRIIERALSEHVDLLFDYSGRDLEEKEGEIQGATKLSLNRQFTDERWSKHRVVTCLDWSLQYPELLVASYNNNMDAPHEPDGVALVWNMKYKKTTPEYVFHCQSAVMSASFAKFHPNVVVGGTYSGQIVLWDNRSNKRTPVQRTPLSAAAHTHPVYCVNVVGTQNANNLISISTDGKMCSWSLDMLSQPQDSMELVFKQSKAVAVTSMSFPLGDVNNFVVGSEDGSVYMSCRHGSKAGISEMFEGHHGPITGIDCHTAAGPLDFSHLFVTSSFDWTVKLWSTKNNKPLYSFEDNSDYVYDVMWSPTHPALFACVDGVGHLDLWNLNNDTEVPTASVTVDGNPALNRIRWAPSGREIAVGDSDGRVLVYDIGEQIAVPRNDEWSRFVRTLAEINENRDDAEELAAQRLAA; the protein is encoded by the exons ATGTCTGACAAAAGCGAACTAAAAGCGGAGCTTGAAAGAAAGAAGCAACGCTTGGCCCAAAtcagagaggaaaagaaaagaaaggaagaGGAACGCAAGAAAAAGGAG GCAGATCAACTGAAAGATACTGCCGTTCACCGTGAAGAGTCTGACTTGGAGAAGAAGCGCAATGAAGCCGATGCCCTGCTACAAAGTTTTGGCATCGCCTCAGATGTTTCTGTCG CCGCTCCTCCCACGTCTCCAACTGCCAAATCGGCAGACACCTTAAGCGAGACGGGGAGCCAGGACTCGGATGGAGCTCCGGGACCAAG GCGGGGCGCTTCCAAACTTGGAATGGCCAAGGTCACTCAGGTGGACTTCCCTCCACGGGAGACTGTGTCTTATACAAAAGAGACCCAGACACCTGTCATGACACAGCAAAAAGAAG atgaggaggaggaggaagaagtcgCTCCGCCGCAGACTGTCGTCGAGACACCGATCGAGAAGCCCGACCTCAACGAGGAAGAAGAAG tgACCCTCCATGAACTGACCGAGGAGGAGAAACTGCAGATTTTGCACTCGGAGGAGTTTGTGAATTTCTTCGACCATAGCACTCGCATCATCGAGCGAGCTCTGTCGGAGCACGTGGACCTCTTGTTCGACTATAGCGGCCGCGACCTGGAAGAGAAGGAGGG tgaAATTCAGGGCGCAACAAAACTTTCGCTCAACAGACAATTCACAGATGAACGCTGGTCCAAGCATCGCGTTGTCACCTGTCTGGATTGGTCGCTTCAG taccCCGAACTTCTAGTTGCCTCctacaacaacaacatggaCGCTCCTCACGAGCCAGACGGCGTGGCTTTAGTGTGGAACATGAAGTACAAGAAGACGACACCGGAGTACGTCTTCCACTGTCAG TCTGCCGTTATGTCCGCCTCCTTCGCCAAGTTCCACCCCAACGTGGTTGTCGGGGGCACATACTCGGGCCAAATTGTTCTGTGGGACAACAGGAGCAACAAAAGGACTCCGGTGCAGAGGACGCCCCTATCTGCTGCCGCGCATACG CACCCGGTCTACTGCGTCAATGTGGTCGGCACCCAGAACGCCAACAACTTGATTAGCATCTCCACCGATGGCAAGATGTGTTCCTGGAGCCTGGACATGCTCTCTCAGCCACAG GACAGCATGGAGCTGGTGTTCAAGCAATCCAAAGCCGTAGCCGTCACCTCCATGTCCTTCCCGTTGGGAGACGTCAACAATTTCGTGGTGGGCAGCGAGGACGGCTCCGTCTACATGTCGTGTCGTCACGGAAG CAAAGCAGGCATCAGCGAGATGTTTGAGGGCCACCACGGACCAATCACGGGAATCGACTGTCACACGGCCGCTGGGCCGCTGGACTTCTCCCATCTCTTTGTGACCTCCTCTTTCGACTGGACCGTCAAATTGTGGAGCACTAAG AACAACAAGCCGCTCTACTCGTTCGAGGACAACTCTGACTACGTCTATGACGTCATGTGGTCTCCGACTCACCCGGCTCTGTTCGCTTGCGTGGATGGCGTCGGCCATTTGGACCTGTGGAACCTCAACAATGACACTGAG GTCCCAACAGCTAGCGTGACTGTGGATGGGAACCCGGCTCTCAACAGGATCCGATGGGCTCCATCTGGAAGAGAAATCGCTGTGGGAGACTCGGACGGACGAGTTCTAGTGTATGACATTGGAGAG cAAATCGCTGTTCCGCGGAATGACGAATGGAGTCGCTTCGTCCGCACGCTGGCAGAGATCAACGAGAACCGAGACGATGCAGAGGAGCTGGCGGCACAGCGTCTGGCTGCGTGA
- the dync1i2a gene encoding dynein, cytoplasmic 1, intermediate chain 2a isoform X1 — protein sequence MSDKSELKAELERKKQRLAQIREEKKRKEEERKKKEADQLKDTAVHREESDLEKKRNEADALLQSFGIASDVSVAAPPTSPTAKSADTLSETGSQDSDGAPGPRTLHWDSDPSTLQLHSDSELGRGASKLGMAKVTQVDFPPRETVSYTKETQTPVMTQQKEDEEEEEEVAPPQTVVETPIEKPDLNEEEEVTLHELTEEEKLQILHSEEFVNFFDHSTRIIERALSEHVDLLFDYSGRDLEEKEGEIQGATKLSLNRQFTDERWSKHRVVTCLDWSLQYPELLVASYNNNMDAPHEPDGVALVWNMKYKKTTPEYVFHCQSAVMSASFAKFHPNVVVGGTYSGQIVLWDNRSNKRTPVQRTPLSAAAHTHPVYCVNVVGTQNANNLISISTDGKMCSWSLDMLSQPQDSMELVFKQSKAVAVTSMSFPLGDVNNFVVGSEDGSVYMSCRHGSKAGISEMFEGHHGPITGIDCHTAAGPLDFSHLFVTSSFDWTVKLWSTKNNKPLYSFEDNSDYVYDVMWSPTHPALFACVDGVGHLDLWNLNNDTEVPTASVTVDGNPALNRIRWAPSGREIAVGDSDGRVLVYDIGEQIAVPRNDEWSRFVRTLAEINENRDDAEELAAQRLAA from the exons ATGTCTGACAAAAGCGAACTAAAAGCGGAGCTTGAAAGAAAGAAGCAACGCTTGGCCCAAAtcagagaggaaaagaaaagaaaggaagaGGAACGCAAGAAAAAGGAG GCAGATCAACTGAAAGATACTGCCGTTCACCGTGAAGAGTCTGACTTGGAGAAGAAGCGCAATGAAGCCGATGCCCTGCTACAAAGTTTTGGCATCGCCTCAGATGTTTCTGTCG CCGCTCCTCCCACGTCTCCAACTGCCAAATCGGCAGACACCTTAAGCGAGACGGGGAGCCAGGACTCGGATGGAGCTCCGGGACCAAG GACTCTACACTGGGACTCTGACCCGTCTACTCTTCAACTTCATTCTGATTCTGAGCTGGG GCGGGGCGCTTCCAAACTTGGAATGGCCAAGGTCACTCAGGTGGACTTCCCTCCACGGGAGACTGTGTCTTATACAAAAGAGACCCAGACACCTGTCATGACACAGCAAAAAGAAG atgaggaggaggaggaagaagtcgCTCCGCCGCAGACTGTCGTCGAGACACCGATCGAGAAGCCCGACCTCAACGAGGAAGAAGAAG tgACCCTCCATGAACTGACCGAGGAGGAGAAACTGCAGATTTTGCACTCGGAGGAGTTTGTGAATTTCTTCGACCATAGCACTCGCATCATCGAGCGAGCTCTGTCGGAGCACGTGGACCTCTTGTTCGACTATAGCGGCCGCGACCTGGAAGAGAAGGAGGG tgaAATTCAGGGCGCAACAAAACTTTCGCTCAACAGACAATTCACAGATGAACGCTGGTCCAAGCATCGCGTTGTCACCTGTCTGGATTGGTCGCTTCAG taccCCGAACTTCTAGTTGCCTCctacaacaacaacatggaCGCTCCTCACGAGCCAGACGGCGTGGCTTTAGTGTGGAACATGAAGTACAAGAAGACGACACCGGAGTACGTCTTCCACTGTCAG TCTGCCGTTATGTCCGCCTCCTTCGCCAAGTTCCACCCCAACGTGGTTGTCGGGGGCACATACTCGGGCCAAATTGTTCTGTGGGACAACAGGAGCAACAAAAGGACTCCGGTGCAGAGGACGCCCCTATCTGCTGCCGCGCATACG CACCCGGTCTACTGCGTCAATGTGGTCGGCACCCAGAACGCCAACAACTTGATTAGCATCTCCACCGATGGCAAGATGTGTTCCTGGAGCCTGGACATGCTCTCTCAGCCACAG GACAGCATGGAGCTGGTGTTCAAGCAATCCAAAGCCGTAGCCGTCACCTCCATGTCCTTCCCGTTGGGAGACGTCAACAATTTCGTGGTGGGCAGCGAGGACGGCTCCGTCTACATGTCGTGTCGTCACGGAAG CAAAGCAGGCATCAGCGAGATGTTTGAGGGCCACCACGGACCAATCACGGGAATCGACTGTCACACGGCCGCTGGGCCGCTGGACTTCTCCCATCTCTTTGTGACCTCCTCTTTCGACTGGACCGTCAAATTGTGGAGCACTAAG AACAACAAGCCGCTCTACTCGTTCGAGGACAACTCTGACTACGTCTATGACGTCATGTGGTCTCCGACTCACCCGGCTCTGTTCGCTTGCGTGGATGGCGTCGGCCATTTGGACCTGTGGAACCTCAACAATGACACTGAG GTCCCAACAGCTAGCGTGACTGTGGATGGGAACCCGGCTCTCAACAGGATCCGATGGGCTCCATCTGGAAGAGAAATCGCTGTGGGAGACTCGGACGGACGAGTTCTAGTGTATGACATTGGAGAG cAAATCGCTGTTCCGCGGAATGACGAATGGAGTCGCTTCGTCCGCACGCTGGCAGAGATCAACGAGAACCGAGACGATGCAGAGGAGCTGGCGGCACAGCGTCTGGCTGCGTGA
- the dync1i2a gene encoding dynein, cytoplasmic 1, intermediate chain 2a isoform X3: protein MAKVTQVDFPPRETVSYTKETQTPVMTQQKEDEEEEEEVAPPQTVVETPIEKPDLNEEEEVTLHELTEEEKLQILHSEEFVNFFDHSTRIIERALSEHVDLLFDYSGRDLEEKEGEIQGATKLSLNRQFTDERWSKHRVVTCLDWSLQYPELLVASYNNNMDAPHEPDGVALVWNMKYKKTTPEYVFHCQSAVMSASFAKFHPNVVVGGTYSGQIVLWDNRSNKRTPVQRTPLSAAAHTHPVYCVNVVGTQNANNLISISTDGKMCSWSLDMLSQPQDSMELVFKQSKAVAVTSMSFPLGDVNNFVVGSEDGSVYMSCRHGSKAGISEMFEGHHGPITGIDCHTAAGPLDFSHLFVTSSFDWTVKLWSTKNNKPLYSFEDNSDYVYDVMWSPTHPALFACVDGVGHLDLWNLNNDTEVPTASVTVDGNPALNRIRWAPSGREIAVGDSDGRVLVYDIGEQIAVPRNDEWSRFVRTLAEINENRDDAEELAAQRLAA from the exons ATGGCCAAGGTCACTCAGGTGGACTTCCCTCCACGGGAGACTGTGTCTTATACAAAAGAGACCCAGACACCTGTCATGACACAGCAAAAAGAAG atgaggaggaggaggaagaagtcgCTCCGCCGCAGACTGTCGTCGAGACACCGATCGAGAAGCCCGACCTCAACGAGGAAGAAGAAG tgACCCTCCATGAACTGACCGAGGAGGAGAAACTGCAGATTTTGCACTCGGAGGAGTTTGTGAATTTCTTCGACCATAGCACTCGCATCATCGAGCGAGCTCTGTCGGAGCACGTGGACCTCTTGTTCGACTATAGCGGCCGCGACCTGGAAGAGAAGGAGGG tgaAATTCAGGGCGCAACAAAACTTTCGCTCAACAGACAATTCACAGATGAACGCTGGTCCAAGCATCGCGTTGTCACCTGTCTGGATTGGTCGCTTCAG taccCCGAACTTCTAGTTGCCTCctacaacaacaacatggaCGCTCCTCACGAGCCAGACGGCGTGGCTTTAGTGTGGAACATGAAGTACAAGAAGACGACACCGGAGTACGTCTTCCACTGTCAG TCTGCCGTTATGTCCGCCTCCTTCGCCAAGTTCCACCCCAACGTGGTTGTCGGGGGCACATACTCGGGCCAAATTGTTCTGTGGGACAACAGGAGCAACAAAAGGACTCCGGTGCAGAGGACGCCCCTATCTGCTGCCGCGCATACG CACCCGGTCTACTGCGTCAATGTGGTCGGCACCCAGAACGCCAACAACTTGATTAGCATCTCCACCGATGGCAAGATGTGTTCCTGGAGCCTGGACATGCTCTCTCAGCCACAG GACAGCATGGAGCTGGTGTTCAAGCAATCCAAAGCCGTAGCCGTCACCTCCATGTCCTTCCCGTTGGGAGACGTCAACAATTTCGTGGTGGGCAGCGAGGACGGCTCCGTCTACATGTCGTGTCGTCACGGAAG CAAAGCAGGCATCAGCGAGATGTTTGAGGGCCACCACGGACCAATCACGGGAATCGACTGTCACACGGCCGCTGGGCCGCTGGACTTCTCCCATCTCTTTGTGACCTCCTCTTTCGACTGGACCGTCAAATTGTGGAGCACTAAG AACAACAAGCCGCTCTACTCGTTCGAGGACAACTCTGACTACGTCTATGACGTCATGTGGTCTCCGACTCACCCGGCTCTGTTCGCTTGCGTGGATGGCGTCGGCCATTTGGACCTGTGGAACCTCAACAATGACACTGAG GTCCCAACAGCTAGCGTGACTGTGGATGGGAACCCGGCTCTCAACAGGATCCGATGGGCTCCATCTGGAAGAGAAATCGCTGTGGGAGACTCGGACGGACGAGTTCTAGTGTATGACATTGGAGAG cAAATCGCTGTTCCGCGGAATGACGAATGGAGTCGCTTCGTCCGCACGCTGGCAGAGATCAACGAGAACCGAGACGATGCAGAGGAGCTGGCGGCACAGCGTCTGGCTGCGTGA